The following nucleotide sequence is from Mytilus edulis chromosome 13, xbMytEdul2.2, whole genome shotgun sequence.
ATAAACAAAGCGAGGGGTAATGTTTACAGGTTGGAACACAACCTTTCAGCATTTAATGGTCAAGTCGAAACTGTCATCAAATCAATAACAGAAgaaggtaacaaactaaaatccATGATTGATCGGTGTACTGCTAAAAGAATTGCATCCCTTCAAGAAAAGGCTCGATATGAAAGCAAGCGATTGTCAGCCATACTTTCTGATCATAAAATTGCTGTAGAAAATGCAAACGCTTTAAACAATAGGAAAATAAGTATTGAGGAGCAAAGTCGAATTGATGGGAGTTTGATAAAGATGTTGAAAACCCTGAATGAAGGTATCGATGAACTCGGTGTTTCCCTTCCGGAATTTCCATCAGCTACCTACACCCCAAAGGTAGTCAATGAAAATGACATTTCACAACTCCTAGGGACATATCAATTATGTGAAACTAAAACAGGgacagaaaaaaaaagtgaaacaatATTGTCTAGTCGTGCACGCGAACCAACTTTTGAATGCCCGAAATGTGGAGCACGGAAGAAAAAATGTGTTAATGGACGTTATGAAAGACAAAGTTTTACACGCTGTCACAGGTGTAAATGGTCAATTACAGCGATTGGCAATGAATGACCTAGAAGTCATTTCGacttatttagaaaacaaaaattgttgtGCTGAACAATGTATGttcattagtttaaacatattttattgttcaaaatgacaaaaggatccgacacaagttttacaacttagtaacgtcttctccaaaacaaatacaaaatatacacattaattaatgaacacatcaaatatttcatactaacaaataatttaagaataaagacatgaaaacaaAAGGAAACTTTTTGAAGCGAATCAATGGATTTTAATCGAGTGCATCCTTTTACAGTATAAATACGACACAAACACACCGAATAGTTAGTGGAATTACCTATGCGCAAATTTTGTTCTTGTGGACATAACTTAAATAAGTGtgtgtgtttttctcataatAAAGCGTGGGATCTTAATATATTATCCAAGTTTTCGAAAAGGATGTCAGCTGCACACTGGTAAGTATAGATTTGAAACTTATTCTTATATTCTTTCGTTAAAATCCATTGAATCgttattgataacaaaacttAACAGTAAATATTCATCAAATATTCATCAAGATCATTCGATTATtgtcattacatgtatatagaaatatCTTTAATTTCATGTGTTGTAAGCAGAATTAAGGTTGTCAATGCAGAGAAAAAcgtttggtattttttatatacctttgaacagataaacaaataatatcattttcttcAGTACGTAAAGCATCATcgccaaataataataaatcgatagtaatatttacattaaaaacattaatttcgTTAAACATcagatttc
It contains:
- the LOC139500142 gene encoding E3 ubiquitin-protein ligase TRIM38-like, producing MAQAASKTCEICVSAPGSWYCLDCEQLYCENCKILHARQKLSTNHQFEKASDFIPEVKSKCTDHNEDFTFVCLACDVTVCVYCVTEKHNGHKLSHLKDIIVQLKSKFEEDISTKINKARGNVYRLEHNLSAFNGQVETVIKSITEEGNKLKSMIDRCTAKRIASLQEKARYESKRLSAILSDHKIAVENANALNNRKISIEEQSRIDGSLIKMLKTLNEGIDELGVSLPEFPSATYTPKVVNENDISQLLGTYQLCETKTGTEKKSETILSSRAREPTFECPKCGARKKKCVNGRYERQSFTRCHRCKWSITAIGNE